GAATATAGCCACGAACATGGGTACAAACACTGGGGGCTGATGCTTTCTGGCCTGCAAGGTTGTTCTGATCCCTCTGCGATCGAGGGCGTTACAGTTCCTCTTTGGGACAATCCAACCGAACGTGAACCAACGCCAATCGAAATAAAGCTTTCAGCCTGGCTTACAGTAGCTTCTGATGCAGACGGACTCATGTGGTACTGGGGAATATCGTCACCAGGTGACCCGCCAGATTGCGATGAAGAAGGCCATGGCAATTATTTGCCTGGACTTCTTGAATGGGACGGGTCACCTGATTTTTGCAGCGATGGAGGTGCGCGAATAGTAAGGACAGAGCGTTACTATGCCGCAAAGGAAGTCTGCAATGAGATCCATGAAATCGCGCCAACGATTGAGTCATTGGAATTTGGCGGAACAACCGCAAGCCAAGTTTTCACTGAAAACTATGATAATTCGGCGTTTCCGGACTCTCTCCGGCTTTATCTTGACAATTGGATAACTTACAATGGACTTTCGTACCAGTCAGTCGTAAAAGATATTCGTACTGATGCATGGGATACTGTCGCTGGCGACTGGACAGATGACGCAGGTGATTATGCGCAGCTTTCGTATTGGAAAGGGCTCGGCGAGGATCCTGATTTCTGGTTCCTCGTCGTGAATAGACGCGCCCTTGCTCACGAGAAAGCAAAGGTCCGTGTTGAGATTGGCGCGTTAGAGCCTGGACTTGATTATGTAGTGCATTACCAACTTGCTGACAGCTTTGCCGAGGCCGTGCAGTTTCAGGAAGGTAACCACCTACCATTTGATGGAGCTTATCGCCAAAAGTTCGAAGTTGTCTTGCTGCCAGGGGAGGCCGAACTTGTTCATTTCTTTGTGATGGACACCAGCGACCTTGTGATTGAGGACACTACCCTAACACTAAAAGCACCTTACTATTACAACCGCAACATATTGCTGGATAATGCGACCGTAATAATTGAACCCGACACGGCACTTCAACGTTATCAGATTATCAAGAACGGTCAGAGTGTCGATCAGTGGAAAGATTCCCTTGAGATTCTGTTTGCGCCCGGTAAGGGGATTAAGCTGATCGAGCCAGACAGCGGATCTAACAAGCTGACTATTCTTGGCAATGACAGCACAAAGATAGTCTTGAAGTGCTCCAAAGGTAGTGGCAACTATTGGAATGGAATCTCCTTTGAAGGAAACCAAGGCGATAGCTTATTGCTAAGGAATACCGTAATAGCCAGCGCAAGCATCGGAGCAAATGCCTATCAGGGACCGGGCTATGCTTCATTTGAAGACTGTGAATTCCGCGCCTGTGCGTTTGGTGTAGTTGGAATTGGACAGCGAGAGTTTCGGATTGATGGCACAAGCTTCCGCGAGAACAAGACTTCTGCTGCATTCTTCACTGAAGGAGTGCAGGCCCAAATCATTGATTGCGACTTCGTTGACAATGAAAAGCACTCTTTGCGAATGTCTCGAAACTGCACAGGAAGTGTTGTGCAATCGAGCTTTGTAAATAACGGAGTTGGCCTAAGGGCAAACGATTGTGATCTTCGCTTACGTTGCGTAACGAGTACAGGAAATCAATCCGATGGCGTCTCTTTGACGAATGGTTCGATTGTAATGGCAGACACATCAAATGGATCTGTGCGCTACTGGGGAACAAATGACATCTACAATAATCGATTCGGCGAAGTTAGCTTGATAGACCCGCGTGCATTTGTGGTCGCCAATGGCGAGAATCGATTCGCTGATTCAAGTAGCAGTAACGCTGGGAAAAACAAGCTTGTGAAAGTACTTTTCACCAGGGAAGAGGCGGCGTACCTCAGATTCACCGGAAACAACTGGGGGGATTTGGTTGATTCTGCCGATATTGCCTTGTGTATTGTTCCTGAATCAATTTCCACAACTCCCATTGACACCGTTTTCGAGGCCTGTGAATGGGGCCAGGCTCCCGGAGAAGATGACGATGAATTAGATTGTTTCGTTGGTGGAAACGTCCTTGAAGAAACAAACAACCTAACGCAAGCGCAGGTTTCTTACAAGGACTTGATTGAGTCGGCGTCAAGTGGTTGCAAGATTGGCACTTCGGTATCTAGGTTGCTAGCAGTGAGTTTCCTCGACGGCGTTCCCATTGACACGACACTTGCATACCTGTCCGATGTGAAACAATCGGCGACAGACCAAGAGCTTGTCTCTGACCTCCTGATCGGGATTTCACACGGATTAGCGATGAAGGGTGATTTAGATAGCGCGCGAACGATACTTGAGGATGTTGTCAGTTACTCAGGTGACACTCTTTCGAGAAAAATTCCAGGACAAGTTGGTTTGCTTTCCCTTGACATACTAGAAGAAACTGCTGACACCGTTGATGGCTTAACTGCCGATGAGCTTGCTACTTTCATTGATTCTTTAGAACAAGTCATAGGTCAGTATGAAGTATGGTCACAATACGAGATCACAGACAGCGTGGTGATGTATGCGCCAATGCGGGTGGACAGTGTGATCAACGTGCGGGGGGACGGAGTCTTGACGATTCTGCCACACCCTAGCTACAAGAATCCTACCATCGAATTCGTCGATCAAGGTGCAATCAAAGTGTGGGGCACGGACACAACCAAGGCGAAGGGTAAACTCTATGTTTATGGGGAGCCAGACAGCCGAATTACGCTCCACTGGGCGGATTCTACAGGCACGAAGAATGTCTTCTCTGAACGTGGTTTTGTTAAGCTAAGGGATGCCGATTTTGTTGGAAACGGATTTGTCAATCAGACCCAGGATCTCACCGGTTATTTTAGTGGACTGCGTCGGGCGACGTTCCAAGCGGACTCTTGTACCTTCTCTTGGTTTGATGAAGGTGTAATGGTGCGTGCCACGGATACAACCAGTTACATGCGAGCATGCACATTTTCATATCTCGGTGGCAATGCGTTCTGGTATTCAGGGTTTGGCGCCGGGTTGGTCATGCTGAAGTCAGATGGATTTGTTATTGAAGACTGCGTATTTGATTCCAATGACGGAGTCGGAATATACCACGGGTTTGCAGAGGATGTTGTCATCAGAAATTGTCAGATCCGAAATGGCGCGAAAGCCGGCATCTACGGAGCCTCTTCAACCGGCGGTTCAGCACGCCTCGAATGCTGCACCATTGAAAGCAATGGCGACACATTGCCCGAGTTGTGGACATTGGGTGTAGTCTATGATCTTGTTGGCAGTCATTGCAGTTTTTCGGATAGCATGGGTCCGCTGATCAAATCAGACGATCCTTCGTATGTCGATCTCGAAAACGGAGAAAACTACTTCGAGGTGTGGAATGAGGGTTACTATGTCCAATCCGGTGACACAAACGAGACTTGGGATGTCACTTGGAACACATGGTCACCGTCAGTTCCGGGTGACGGGGATTTCTACGATTACCTGTGGCCGCACACATCATCCAAGTGGACACTGGATTCGTCACTCGCTTCATTCGTCAGCTGTGGGGAATACGGAACCTCGTCAATCGGCGGAGAATCGTGGCTGATTGTTGATCCGTTTGCGGAGGAGTCTGGAACGATGTCCATGGATGATGAAGAGTCGCAATCCGCATCACTGGCACTACCAAGCCAAATTAGTACAAAGCAGGCTACAAAGGAACGCACAACCAAAAGCGCGTCTAAATCTGTGACGAAAGCTCCAACCGAAAAGCTTATGGCTAATCGCAAGTTGGCCAACGCGGAGCGTATCGCGATGCATCACAAAGAACTTTCCGAATGGCGTGATCTGCGAAACGCTAATCGAAGCGATGTTCGTCAATCAGCGATCAAGTTTATTGAAGAAAACCGCTATTCTGAATTCGTACCGGCTGCACTTAGGGTAGTTGCGGGCGCGGCAAGGGAGCGCGGAATCGCAAAATACTCCAGCAAGTATCTTTCGGACTTTGCGGCCACTACCAAGAACATAAAGCAGCGAGTTTTGGCAGAACGGTTGTCGTACGAAGCTTTGGCTCTAGAAGGAAAACCCGGCGCCGCGCTTGCCGGCCTTGAATCCATGATGGAAAATGCCACTACGCCACGTGATTCAGCTCTTGCCCTACTTTCAGCAATGCAGATTTACTGCGACAACCATGGTTCGGGTGATCTTCAGGTTAAGTACAACCAAATTGCGGTTACGGATCCTTACGACCTTGTTAGGCGCACGCTGCAATTGTCTGAAAGACTCGACGATCCAACACTTGGTGAGCAGGTCACTGATACGGCCATACCGACGTCCTATGCACTGTACCAAAACTACCCGAATCCGTTCAATCCGACGACGGAGATCCGTTTCGATCTTCCCGAAGCAATCCACGCGGAACTGAAGGTGTTTAATATCCTCGGCCAGGAAGTTGCGACGCTCATGGATGACATGCGACCTGCCGGCGCCTATCGCCTTCTCTGGGACGGCAAGAACGCCGCCGGAATGACCGTCGCATCGGGTGTGTACATCTACCAGCTGAAGACGCCAAACTTCACCAACGCAAAGAAAATGATGCTGCTCAGATAGCATCTCAGGCTGACTTGAAATTAAAGGCCCCGGCGAAAGCTGGGGCTTTTTGTCTATGGTTCGCAAGTCTTGCATTGCTCCTTATCCTATCGTAAATTGTAACAAACTCACGAGACCCGCGCTTTCTGTGTTATCCTCCACGTTTGAAGGTTAAAACAAGGCAGAAAAATCGTAACATTACCCGTGAAATCGACCGGGAGTCATTTCGCTGATTTCTGTCGATTTGTTTCCATAGACGCGGGTCACAACTTGTCCACACTTTTTTGGTCATATTTTGGTCAACTGCATCGGAAGAACGCCATGAACCACTTGACATCATCAAAACTGCTTACTATCATAGCCTCAGGTCTTGGGAAACTGGTTGGACAACGAACCTCGGAGGCCTTGATCATGACGCGAATTCTCTCTGCATTCAATTTTCTGAAGCGGGTGGGGTTCGCGATTTTGTTGTTGGGGGGCCTGCTGTATGCCCAGCCGTACGAGCCATTTCGGTTGTACGATATGGTTGGAGACACAAACCAGCGAATTGGGGACGTCATATTCGAGCCGTTGGGTGACCAAGACGGGGACGGCTACACGGACTTCTTGATTAACATGGACGTTCTCAATGGACATCTTCGGATCATGTATGGCGGAGAGGAACCTCCCTACCGCACACTGGATTTTGCTTATTTGGATGTGGATACATCAGCGCAGACGTATTATTGGACAAATTACAGGCATAATACGGGGAAGTCAGCGTGTGCCGACTATACGGGCGATGGGATCGTCGACATATTTGTCGATCTCAAGCAGGACTTTTATGATCAATGCGACGCCTATATGTTTATCGGCGGCGGTGGCCCGGAAGAGTTCGACACGATCTGGGATTGGCGAAGTAACTATCCGGAAGCGTCGCACTTTGTGACGGGGCTGGGCGACTTCGACGGCAACGGAATTCCGGACTTCACGCGTGGAGGAGGTGCCTTTGCCGAAAGTTTTCTGTGGTATTTCAGTTGGTCGTGGCCAAACCCTCCCACAGAACCGACGTGGATGATCAATCGTGATGGTCCGGGCAACAATGGAAATTTCGCTGATTGTCAAGGGGTCGGGGATATCACGGGGGATGGGTGGCCGGATTTTATGGAATTCGTCTGGTATCCCGATTGGAGCAGGCATTACGAAGTCTGGTACGGCGGGCCAGAAGCGGATTCAACAGAAGACTACGCGCTGAATACAGATACACTGGAGTACGCAACTTGCTGCTACGGTATTTATGGTGACCTTAACGGAGACGGTTTGGCGGACTTGGGGTCGTACATTTTCGATCCGTTCGCTCCGCAAACGGGACCGGCTATCTATTACGGTCGGACACCGCTGAACCTAACGGAACCGGACGTGATGCTGGAGCATCATTCCGGTGAACAGATCACACCGGATGATGGACAAATTGTCGGCGACATCAACGAAGACGGGTACAATGATCTTGCCTTTCGGGACAATCAACGCGGGAGTTGCTACCTCTACTTAGGCGGCAACCCAATGGACAGCTTGTGGAGTTTCTATTTGCCGGTGGCGGAGTTTGACGGTTTTCGCACTATGTTAGTACGCGGTCTTGGAGACTTTAACGGTGATGGGATTGATGACTGGGCGATCTCTGGAAAAAAGTCCGTGGCCGGCGGTGTGCTTTCCAGGGTCGTGGTTTTCGCGGGCGACCGCAACTGGGGCGTCCCGGTGTCAGAAGAGCGGCCGGATGTCCCACACGATTTTGTATTAGGCACTCCCTTTCCCAACCCCTTCAACTCGGAGGTCATTGTTCCCTTAACCATCAGCCGCGTTGCGGGCAAACTGGATGTTTCGATTTACAACACACTTGGTCAGTTGGTCTACTCTTTTCCTGACCAGCATCTGACTCCCGGGAACACGCACTTTCTAAGATGGAATGGTACAAACCAAACGGGAGAAGCGCTTGCGTCGGGAAACTATTTCGTACACGGTAAACTCGGACAACAAGTACAGACGGCGAGGCTTGGATACCTAAAATGAGAACACTCTTCACACTTTTCCTCTTTGCAACCATCATACACGCCCAGCCGTACGAGCCGATCCGGTTGTACGATATGGTTGGAGACACAAACCAGCGGATTGGTGACGTCATATTAGAGCCGTTGGGTGACCAAGACGGGGACGGCTACGCGGACTTCTTGGTGAATGTCGACGGACTCAACGGGCATTTGCGTCTTGTCTATGGAGGACCCGAGCCTCCCTACCGCACTTACGATTTTGCTCACTTAGACATGGACACCACGACACGGACACTTGTATGGACGAGCTTCCGCTTTAACACGGGTAGTACAGCAATGGCCGATTACACAGGCGATGGAGTTACGGACGTCATGGTGGATCTGAGGGACTACAATGCTCATTTCCAGTGTGACGCCTATATGTTTATCGGGGGTGGTGGTCCGGAAGAGTTCGACACGGTCTGGGATTGGCGGAGTAACTATCCGGAAGCGTCGCACTTTGTGACGGGGCTGGGAGACTTCGATGGAAACGGAATCCCGGACTTCACGCGTGGAGGAGGTGCCTTTGCTGAAAATTTTCTGTGGTATTTCAGTTGGACATGGCCAAACCCTCCCACAGAACCGACGTGGACGTATGAGCGGGTGAATCCTGGTTCAGCAGGAAATTTCAGTGCATGCCAAGGGGTCGGTGATATCACGGGAGATGGCTGGCCGGATTTCTGGGAACACCTTCGATATCCTGACTGGAGTTTGCATGACGAAATCTGGTATGGCGGACCGGAAACGGATTCTATACCGGATTTTCAATTTGAGGTAGACACTTTGCCGTACCTGATAGACGTCTATGGTATTTTAGGTGACGTCAATGGGGACGGGATTGATGACATCGGGGGGTATGTGTTTGATCACTTTGCTCCACAGACCGGGCCTGCAATTTTCTACGGCGGACTGCCGTTGAATGTAACGGAACCGGATGTGATGTTGGAACACAATTCAGGGGAAGCGGTTTGGCTGGACAGGGCACAGACGGTCGGGGACATCAACGACGACGGCTATGAAGACATTGGTGTTGTAGATATCAACCGGTATAGCTGCTACCTCTATTTAGGCGGCAACCCAATGGACAGCTTGTGGAGTTTCTATTTGCCAGTGGCGGAGTTTGACGGTTTTAGCACAATCTTGGTGCGAGGGATTGGCGACTTCAACGGTGATGGGATTGACGACTGGGCGATCTCTGGCAAGAAATATAGTCCTACGATATCCAGAGTCGTCGTTTTTGCGGGTGACCGCAACTGGGGCGTCCCGGTGTCAGATGAGCGGCCCGATGTCCCACACGACTTCGTATTAGGCACTCCCTTTCCCAACCCCTTCAACTCGGAGGTCATTGTTCCCTTAACCATCAGCCGCGTTGCGGGCATACTGGATGTTTCGATTTACAACACACTTGGACAGTTAGTCTATACTTTTCCTGACCAGCATCTGACTCCCGGGAACACGCACTTTCTAAGATGGAATGGTACAAACCAAACGAGAGAAGCGATTGCGTCGGGAAACTACTTCGTACAAGGCAAATTCGGACAACAAGTACAGACGGCGAGGATTACATTGCTTAAGTAAAGGAGAAAGTCATGAAGTACGCAGGGAGGATTTTTCAAGTAGGGTTGCTGCTTTTGTGGATTCTATTCTCAGTCGGAATATCGGACGGAAAGAGCAAGTCGGATTTCCTCAAGGGCATCATGTTTTCACCGGGAGATGAGAGGATGCACTGGTGCGAAGACTGTGATACATCTTCTGGGGGATGGGATTTCAGGCGAGATTCGCTCATCGACTCACGTGGCGGCCTACAGGATGCGTTTGCGGACATGGATTCGCTGAATATCAATTGGTACTATCAATGCTATTTGACAAAACAAGACATTCAAGAGCTTGACCGCCCCGATCTATTCTTTTCTACGATTGCCTTGCCAGGGCATATGGAACAGTGGCTCGAAGCGTCACGATGCAATATGGACGTCGGATGGGAGCTTGAGAGGCATAGTCAAAGCTATTCCATAGAACTCGGCACGCGCACACTTTGGCCGGGTGCGAGTAATACAGTTGCAAGCACGGTTCCAGATCCGGACGTACCCAATGATCCCAACATTATGATTATGGAGACTATTGCAGGCACGGATTCTCCCGGTTGGATCATCCAGCCGGGTTCGTGGGAAGCGCAGAATACTAGTCAATTGGAAGACCCCAACGTCCGCCTGTTTAGTAGAAACGATGGCACTTCGAGCACACATCATCGTTGGGCAGGCGGCAACTTCGACCGTTGGTACCGGAGAGCGGGAGGCAGAACGGGGTTCTCCTTCATTCCATACTGCAAGATTCCTGCTGAAGCCCAAAGCGGCGATACCGTTGCCGCAATTGTCGTGTGCATGGCTACCCACACTGGTCACGCCACGGTTCCAGATAGCTTAGACATGAGAACGCCAGAGCAGGTTGGACTGCACCCCGAGGGCTGGAGAGAGTCTCCAAGAAGTGTTAGTTTAGGGGGATTGGAGAAAGGAGTGCAGGATGTCAGGTCAGAGACGGAGGTTTTCGGATGAGTTTAAGGTTCAGGTGGTGCAGGAGGTGCTTCAGGGAGCGAGTCAGGCTGCGGTAGCCCGCCGGCACAATGTGTCAGCGAACACGATTCTGCTCTGGCAGAAGGCTTACAGATCCGGTCGCCTGGGGGGAGGGGCGACCGGCGCGGTTTCGCCTGAAGTGCGGGCATTGGAAGTGCAAGTGGCGGAGCTGCAGCGGTTAGTCGGGAAGAAGGAAGAGCAGATCGAGTTTCTAAAAAAAACCGCCCGGCTACAAGAACAGCAGAACGCAGACAGGCCGTCACCTTCGAGCGCGGGACGTTCACGCGGAAAGAAGGATGTGCGCTGATGGATCTTCCGGAGAGCACATATTACTACCGTTCACGCACAGCGGATGACCGCCTGGCGCGAAGACTCGATTTGCAGGACCGGATAGAAACGTTGGCGTTTAACAAAGCCGGTTATGGCTATCGGCGCATCACCGCCGAGCTGCGTCGGCAAGGTGTGATTGTAAACCGCAAGCTCGTCTTGAAGATCATGAAAGAATCAGATCTGCTGGTCAGGCCGCTGCGCGGATTTACGATCACCACGGACAGCAGACATACGCTTCCAGTCTATCCGAACCTCTATCAGAACCAGTGGCCCACTGCGCCCGACCGCATCTGGGTGGCGGACATCACCTACATCCGTTTGCCGCTGGGCTTTGTCTATCTCGCTGTGATCCTTGATGCGTTCTCACGCAAGGTCGTGGGGTGGGCGCTGTCGAAAAGTCTCGAAGCCGATCTGGTCATCGAGGCCTTGACCATGGCTCTTTCCGAACGCAAACCACCTCCGGGCTTGATCCACCACAGTGATCGCGGTGTGCAATACGCCAGCCATGTTTACACCGATCTACTCAAGCAGTACGGCGTTCACATCAGCATGTCCCGCAAAGGCAATCCCTACGACAACGCGGTCGCCGAAAGCTTCTTCAAAACCCTCAAAAAAGAAGAAGTCTATCTGTCCGACTACCGCACCCCCGAAGAGGCACGGCGGCAAATCGGACGGTTCATCAACCAGGTCTACAACACAGAACGACTACACTCGGCCCTCGGCTATACGCCCCCCGCCGAGTTCGAACTTCAATACAATCAAACCCAAAACGCCGCCTAAACTAATTGGATACCGACTCCAAAATTTGGGGTGCAGTCCATTCTGTTCGGATCAGATTGATGGACTTGTCCAGTACTACAGATCTCTAAGTCCAATGCCGATTAATACCATAAACACGATGGGATGTTCCGACTTCTTGAGTCCGCCGGAAGTCGTGATTCAAGTTTCCGAAATGTCTCTGTTGATATCGTGGACGCCAATCCATAATGCAACAGCTTACGACATCGAACACAGTGACTCGCCGGATGGTCCCTTTGTATTTGTTGAGAGCACAGGAGCTACTTCAGTCGCGATTCCAATCAGCGAAGATCTTATGAAGTTCTACCGCGTCATTGCAAGGAACTAGCGCCAAGTATTGACAATCATCTTTAAACATGTGAACACCCCGAACACTACACCACAAAGTGAGGATAGAGGGCGGACGCTTGGAACTAATACTCCGCAGTGTTGGCCCTCTTCTGGTCCCACCCTTGGCCGTCACTTGGTTTCACTTGGTGCCGAATACAATGATGAACATCGCCTCGTTTAGCAAGCATGACATTGCAAATCAGACATTCTTCCTGAGCAGCAAGACTGTTAACTGGCCACTTCCCCACCCTAGTTTCAGGACCTGGGTCACGTGATTGGCCGTCACTTGGCACCGTTTGGTGGCGTTTGCGTGACCCAGATTTGACCCCGTTTGGTGGAGCTTGACATCGCAGGCGAGTTAAAACAAGTATTTACATGCGTTTATTTGTGGAACTCTCACGCCGGTAACACGGGTTCGAATCCCGTACGCGCTACTAAAAATCAAGCCCTTAGGTTGTTGCCTAAGGGCTTTTTGCTATTTGGGACCAGCGGATAGCGTTGAAGATTCGGCACTCTCGCTCAGGCACCACTGATCCAAGATACTTAAGCATCATTGACCCGTCCAGAATGATAACAGTAAGATGAAGCATCCGTGCAATCAGGGGAACTGCCCCTGAGTTTGATCCAAGTTGATTGAAATGTATGCATATGGCTCATCATTTGCACCCTAATAGGGAAAATGTAGTGAAAACACCACGGAGTACCCAATGGTACCGAAAAGCAGCAAATCCATGGTCGTGCACAAGGCGCAGAGCTTCCAAATTGACCCGCACGCGGCCATTTCCGAACTCAGAGAGAAGTTGAATTGTCCCAACATGGCTGGTGTCGTCTTCTTTTGTTCGGTTGATTACGACTTGGAAGCGCTGGGTCAGGAATTGAAGAGCACGTTTTCATGTCCGGTAGTCGGTTGCACGACGGCCGGTGAAATCGGGCCGAACGGATACAGCGACCATAGTATCACGGCATTCAGCATGGAAACCGAGAACCTTGAAATTCACCCGTTTCAAATTCCGGAGCTCGACAAATGCGGGGCCATAGAGCTTGAAGAGATATCTGGGCGAATAAAAGAAACGATTAGAAATCGTACGTCGGAACTGCCGGACACTAAGCCTTTCGGATTTTTCCTGATTGACGGATTGTCTTTGAAGGAAGAACAAATTATCGGCCAGTTGTACTACACACTTGAATCACTTCCGATTGTCGGAGGCTCGGCGGGCGGCGGAGCTAATTTTGATCCAACGTTCGTCTATTTCGACGGGAAGTTTCTGGCGAATTCCGCGCTGTTTACTCTGTTCATAACTTCTCATCCGTTTGAAGTCTTCAGGACACAGCACTTTGTTCCAATGGAAGGAAAACTGGTCATCACGAAAGCAAAGCCGGAAGAACGGCTGGTGATGGAAATAAATGGCAGACCCGCTGCTCAGGAATATGCCCGCTGCCTCGGACTCTGCAACGATGACTTAACAAGCGAAGTTCTCGCCATGCACCCCGTGATGCTGAAACTTGGCGGCGAGTACTATGTCCGCTCGGTAATGCGCAAGCTGGACGACGGATCCCTGCAGTTTGCTTGCGCAATTGACGAGGGTCTCGTATTGACAATGGCTGACGGCGTGGACATCATTGACAACCTGCAAAACTCGCTTGACGAACTGTCAAACAGAATGAACCCGCAGGTGATTATCGGATGCGAGTGTTTCTTCCGCAAACTTGAGGTTATGGAAAAAGACATTCGAGATTCGATCAGCAGAATCATGTCCCACCACAACGTGATAGGATTTCACACGTACGGTGAGCAGATAAACTCGGTGCACGTGAATCAGACATTCACAGGAGTCGCAATCGGAGCGGAATAATGTCTGACATGCGGGAATTAGAAGACCGACTTGCCGAACTCGAAGACGAGCTTACGAGCCTGCGGGCGATCAATGCCGCGCTGATGAGCCG
This region of Calditrichota bacterium genomic DNA includes:
- a CDS encoding T9SS type A sorting domain-containing protein, translating into MRTLFTLFLFATIIHAQPYEPIRLYDMVGDTNQRIGDVILEPLGDQDGDGYADFLVNVDGLNGHLRLVYGGPEPPYRTYDFAHLDMDTTTRTLVWTSFRFNTGSTAMADYTGDGVTDVMVDLRDYNAHFQCDAYMFIGGGGPEEFDTVWDWRSNYPEASHFVTGLGDFDGNGIPDFTRGGGAFAENFLWYFSWTWPNPPTEPTWTYERVNPGSAGNFSACQGVGDITGDGWPDFWEHLRYPDWSLHDEIWYGGPETDSIPDFQFEVDTLPYLIDVYGILGDVNGDGIDDIGGYVFDHFAPQTGPAIFYGGLPLNVTEPDVMLEHNSGEAVWLDRAQTVGDINDDGYEDIGVVDINRYSCYLYLGGNPMDSLWSFYLPVAEFDGFSTILVRGIGDFNGDGIDDWAISGKKYSPTISRVVVFAGDRNWGVPVSDERPDVPHDFVLGTPFPNPFNSEVIVPLTISRVAGILDVSIYNTLGQLVYTFPDQHLTPGNTHFLRWNGTNQTREAIASGNYFVQGKFGQQVQTARITLLK
- a CDS encoding right-handed parallel beta-helix repeat-containing protein encodes the protein MILESISLGFLAEVEYSHEHGYKHWGLMLSGLQGCSDPSAIEGVTVPLWDNPTEREPTPIEIKLSAWLTVASDADGLMWYWGISSPGDPPDCDEEGHGNYLPGLLEWDGSPDFCSDGGARIVRTERYYAAKEVCNEIHEIAPTIESLEFGGTTASQVFTENYDNSAFPDSLRLYLDNWITYNGLSYQSVVKDIRTDAWDTVAGDWTDDAGDYAQLSYWKGLGEDPDFWFLVVNRRALAHEKAKVRVEIGALEPGLDYVVHYQLADSFAEAVQFQEGNHLPFDGAYRQKFEVVLLPGEAELVHFFVMDTSDLVIEDTTLTLKAPYYYNRNILLDNATVIIEPDTALQRYQIIKNGQSVDQWKDSLEILFAPGKGIKLIEPDSGSNKLTILGNDSTKIVLKCSKGSGNYWNGISFEGNQGDSLLLRNTVIASASIGANAYQGPGYASFEDCEFRACAFGVVGIGQREFRIDGTSFRENKTSAAFFTEGVQAQIIDCDFVDNEKHSLRMSRNCTGSVVQSSFVNNGVGLRANDCDLRLRCVTSTGNQSDGVSLTNGSIVMADTSNGSVRYWGTNDIYNNRFGEVSLIDPRAFVVANGENRFADSSSSNAGKNKLVKVLFTREEAAYLRFTGNNWGDLVDSADIALCIVPESISTTPIDTVFEACEWGQAPGEDDDELDCFVGGNVLEETNNLTQAQVSYKDLIESASSGCKIGTSVSRLLAVSFLDGVPIDTTLAYLSDVKQSATDQELVSDLLIGISHGLAMKGDLDSARTILEDVVSYSGDTLSRKIPGQVGLLSLDILEETADTVDGLTADELATFIDSLEQVIGQYEVWSQYEITDSVVMYAPMRVDSVINVRGDGVLTILPHPSYKNPTIEFVDQGAIKVWGTDTTKAKGKLYVYGEPDSRITLHWADSTGTKNVFSERGFVKLRDADFVGNGFVNQTQDLTGYFSGLRRATFQADSCTFSWFDEGVMVRATDTTSYMRACTFSYLGGNAFWYSGFGAGLVMLKSDGFVIEDCVFDSNDGVGIYHGFAEDVVIRNCQIRNGAKAGIYGASSTGGSARLECCTIESNGDTLPELWTLGVVYDLVGSHCSFSDSMGPLIKSDDPSYVDLENGENYFEVWNEGYYVQSGDTNETWDVTWNTWSPSVPGDGDFYDYLWPHTSSKWTLDSSLASFVSCGEYGTSSIGGESWLIVDPFAEESGTMSMDDEESQSASLALPSQISTKQATKERTTKSASKSVTKAPTEKLMANRKLANAERIAMHHKELSEWRDLRNANRSDVRQSAIKFIEENRYSEFVPAALRVVAGAARERGIAKYSSKYLSDFAATTKNIKQRVLAERLSYEALALEGKPGAALAGLESMMENATTPRDSALALLSAMQIYCDNHGSGDLQVKYNQIAVTDPYDLVRRTLQLSERLDDPTLGEQVTDTAIPTSYALYQNYPNPFNPTTEIRFDLPEAIHAELKVFNILGQEVATLMDDMRPAGAYRLLWDGKNAAGMTVASGVYIYQLKTPNFTNAKKMMLLR
- a CDS encoding IS3 family transposase, producing the protein MDLPESTYYYRSRTADDRLARRLDLQDRIETLAFNKAGYGYRRITAELRRQGVIVNRKLVLKIMKESDLLVRPLRGFTITTDSRHTLPVYPNLYQNQWPTAPDRIWVADITYIRLPLGFVYLAVILDAFSRKVVGWALSKSLEADLVIEALTMALSERKPPPGLIHHSDRGVQYASHVYTDLLKQYGVHISMSRKGNPYDNAVAESFFKTLKKEEVYLSDYRTPEEARRQIGRFINQVYNTERLHSALGYTPPAEFELQYNQTQNAA
- a CDS encoding transposase is translated as MSGQRRRFSDEFKVQVVQEVLQGASQAAVARRHNVSANTILLWQKAYRSGRLGGGATGAVSPEVRALEVQVAELQRLVGKKEEQIEFLKKTARLQEQQNADRPSPSSAGRSRGKKDVR
- a CDS encoding T9SS type A sorting domain-containing protein, which gives rise to MNHLTSSKLLTIIASGLGKLVGQRTSEALIMTRILSAFNFLKRVGFAILLLGGLLYAQPYEPFRLYDMVGDTNQRIGDVIFEPLGDQDGDGYTDFLINMDVLNGHLRIMYGGEEPPYRTLDFAYLDVDTSAQTYYWTNYRHNTGKSACADYTGDGIVDIFVDLKQDFYDQCDAYMFIGGGGPEEFDTIWDWRSNYPEASHFVTGLGDFDGNGIPDFTRGGGAFAESFLWYFSWSWPNPPTEPTWMINRDGPGNNGNFADCQGVGDITGDGWPDFMEFVWYPDWSRHYEVWYGGPEADSTEDYALNTDTLEYATCCYGIYGDLNGDGLADLGSYIFDPFAPQTGPAIYYGRTPLNLTEPDVMLEHHSGEQITPDDGQIVGDINEDGYNDLAFRDNQRGSCYLYLGGNPMDSLWSFYLPVAEFDGFRTMLVRGLGDFNGDGIDDWAISGKKSVAGGVLSRVVVFAGDRNWGVPVSEERPDVPHDFVLGTPFPNPFNSEVIVPLTISRVAGKLDVSIYNTLGQLVYSFPDQHLTPGNTHFLRWNGTNQTGEALASGNYFVHGKLGQQVQTARLGYLK